In one window of Maribacter sp. BPC-D8 DNA:
- a CDS encoding TetR/AcrR family transcriptional regulator produces the protein MPREKQYNEAEVIESAMGVFWQNGYKSTSLRMLSKEMGINQFSINASFGNKQNLFLESLKLYRTKLQQLLKTFEENSNGIESIKNFFYAFAEFSNQNEYKRGCLMINTMSEFGLEVDKEVGALISNYAEQLKALFKKNLEFNTTKDNDTIKRQLNYLDLAIGGLGLATKVKDNTAIEDYIEMTFNNL, from the coding sequence ATGCCTAGAGAAAAACAATATAATGAAGCAGAAGTAATAGAAAGTGCTATGGGCGTATTTTGGCAGAATGGTTATAAAAGCACGTCTTTACGTATGTTATCCAAAGAAATGGGTATCAATCAATTTTCTATAAATGCTAGTTTTGGTAATAAGCAAAATCTGTTTTTAGAAAGTTTAAAATTGTACAGAACTAAGCTACAGCAATTATTAAAAACCTTTGAAGAGAATTCTAATGGTATTGAGAGTATTAAGAACTTCTTTTATGCATTTGCAGAATTTTCAAACCAAAATGAGTACAAAAGAGGCTGTTTAATGATCAATACAATGTCTGAATTTGGTCTTGAGGTAGATAAAGAAGTTGGTGCTCTTATTTCAAATTACGCAGAACAGTTAAAGGCTTTATTTAAGAAGAATCTTGAATTCAATACTACAAAAGATAACGACACTATAAAAAGACAATTAAATTACCTTGATTTGGCTATTGGTGGTTTAGGCTTAGCAACAAAAGTAAAAGACAATACAGCCATAGAAGATTATATAGAAATGACATTTAATAACTTATAA
- a CDS encoding alpha/beta fold hydrolase: MKTKNNLGKTVLLTLTIVLLMGNNMQAQEKEVYNKDITNKKERPFIVDKGEYPFKSNWFEKDGVSMHYIDEGEGIPIVLSHGNPDWSFLNRNIIKELSGEARVIAYDLPGFGFSDTPENYGFTPQEHVEWIKALLFDHLKLDKFIIVVQDWGGPTGLSVATSNPDKVIGVVISNTWAWKAEGKMVDFSMAMRTPEMEAKVLNDNYFATTLMQSSLNKKSSSNKAITDAYAMPFPTKASRIGTAIFPKQITLASDWLEDLESKLNTLQDKPVELIFGLKDDVVASKEIQDKWRVIFPKAPVQLLPEAGHFTQEDSPESFVFSLRRMMKNIN; the protein is encoded by the coding sequence ATGAAAACAAAGAACAACTTAGGAAAAACAGTACTACTTACATTAACAATTGTATTATTAATGGGAAACAATATGCAAGCACAAGAAAAGGAAGTATATAATAAGGATATTACCAACAAGAAAGAAAGACCATTTATAGTCGATAAGGGCGAGTATCCTTTTAAAAGTAATTGGTTTGAAAAAGATGGCGTTTCTATGCATTATATAGATGAAGGCGAAGGGATACCTATTGTATTATCTCACGGTAACCCAGATTGGTCTTTTTTAAATAGAAATATTATTAAAGAACTTTCAGGTGAAGCTAGAGTAATAGCTTATGATTTACCAGGATTTGGTTTTTCAGACACGCCAGAAAACTATGGTTTTACACCACAAGAGCATGTAGAATGGATTAAAGCACTTCTTTTTGACCATTTAAAGTTGGACAAATTTATTATCGTTGTTCAAGATTGGGGAGGTCCTACAGGCTTATCTGTTGCTACAAGTAATCCAGATAAAGTTATCGGTGTTGTTATTAGTAATACTTGGGCTTGGAAAGCAGAAGGTAAAATGGTCGATTTCTCTATGGCTATGAGAACACCAGAAATGGAAGCGAAAGTTTTAAACGATAACTATTTCGCAACCACATTAATGCAAAGTTCTTTAAATAAAAAATCTAGCAGCAATAAAGCTATAACAGATGCCTATGCGATGCCTTTCCCTACTAAAGCATCTAGAATAGGAACAGCTATTTTTCCAAAGCAAATTACATTGGCATCAGATTGGTTAGAAGATTTAGAAAGCAAGCTAAATACACTTCAAGACAAACCCGTTGAACTTATTTTCGGATTAAAAGATGACGTTGTTGCTTCTAAAGAGATTCAAGATAAATGGCGTGTTATTTTCCCTAAAGCACCAGTGCAATTGTTACCAGAAGCTGGTCATTTTACACAAGAAGATAGCCCAGAGAGTTTTGTTTTTTCATTGAGGAGAATGATGAAAAATATAAACTAG
- a CDS encoding TfoX/Sxy family protein, translating to MATSTDYVDFILDQLSNWKPILTKRMFGCIGLYADGLMFGIIAKETIYFKVDDSNKNKYLEAGSETLKLFKSNSVVASFYEVPVKIIEDANQFVVWAEASLEIQKRKNEV from the coding sequence ATGGCTACTTCAACCGATTATGTAGACTTTATTTTGGACCAATTATCAAATTGGAAACCTATACTAACAAAACGAATGTTTGGTTGTATTGGCTTGTATGCAGACGGTTTAATGTTCGGTATAATCGCCAAAGAAACTATTTATTTTAAAGTTGACGACTCCAATAAAAACAAGTATTTAGAAGCTGGTTCAGAGACTTTAAAACTTTTTAAAAGTAACAGTGTGGTCGCTTCTTTTTATGAGGTTCCTGTTAAAATTATTGAAGACGCAAATCAATTTGTGGTTTGGGCTGAAGCCTCTTTAGAGATTCAAAAAAGAAAAAACGAAGTATGA
- a CDS encoding NAD-dependent epimerase/dehydratase family protein, whose translation MKVIITGTTGMVGRGVLIECLESPNVEEVLVINRSSLHMQHPKLKEVIHKDFFNFSSIKEELKGYDACFHCMGVSSIGKKEEEYHRFTYGITEELAKTLYTINPEMVFNYVSGEGTDSTEKGKLMWARVKGKTENMILNMGFKDAYMFRLQLILPLKGVKSKTAWVNAFYFIARPFFGLLEKKKNNTTSVNVGLAMIKSVLFGTENKFLENEQVNKLAKN comes from the coding sequence ATGAAAGTAATTATAACAGGAACCACGGGTATGGTAGGACGAGGCGTTTTAATAGAATGTTTAGAATCTCCAAATGTTGAAGAAGTATTGGTCATAAACCGAAGCTCTTTGCATATGCAGCATCCAAAATTGAAAGAAGTAATTCATAAAGATTTTTTCAATTTTAGTTCCATTAAGGAAGAATTAAAAGGGTATGATGCTTGTTTTCATTGCATGGGCGTTTCTTCTATTGGAAAGAAAGAGGAAGAATATCATCGTTTTACCTACGGAATAACGGAAGAATTAGCTAAAACGCTTTATACTATAAATCCTGAAATGGTATTTAACTATGTTTCTGGTGAAGGAACTGATAGTACCGAAAAAGGAAAATTGATGTGGGCTCGAGTGAAAGGGAAAACCGAGAATATGATTTTGAATATGGGCTTTAAAGATGCTTATATGTTTCGACTTCAATTAATTCTTCCTTTGAAAGGCGTGAAATCCAAGACCGCGTGGGTAAATGCATTCTATTTTATCGCTCGTCCGTTTTTTGGACTTTTAGAAAAAAAGAAAAATAACACCACAAGTGTCAACGTTGGTCTCGCTATGATTAAAAGCGTTCTTTTTGGAACCGAGAACAAGTTTTTAGAAAATGAACAGGTAAATAAATTAGCAAAAAATTAA
- a CDS encoding SDR family oxidoreductase, with protein sequence MKNNIEGKVVVITGGSSGLGEATARFLAEKGAKIVLGARRLNKLEVIADEIRKSGGAIEVLKTDVTKANEVKALVKKAIDSFGKIDVMINNAGIMPLAPLAALKVDEWDSMIDVNIKGVLYGIAAALPEFQKQKSGHFINLASVAGLNVSPGGAVYSGTKFAVRAISEGLRKEVGKDIRTTILTPGLIDSELQLGSSDEATSQFVQQVYKDAIPAISIAKAVAYAIEQPDDVDINELVIRPTVQEF encoded by the coding sequence ATGAAAAATAATATAGAAGGTAAAGTAGTAGTAATTACAGGAGGAAGTAGTGGATTAGGAGAAGCTACAGCACGTTTTTTAGCAGAAAAAGGAGCCAAAATAGTTTTAGGTGCTCGTAGACTAAATAAATTAGAAGTAATTGCTGATGAAATAAGAAAAAGCGGAGGAGCAATTGAAGTTTTAAAAACAGACGTTACCAAAGCTAATGAGGTAAAGGCATTAGTTAAAAAGGCAATTGACAGTTTTGGTAAAATAGATGTAATGATAAATAATGCAGGCATTATGCCATTAGCACCATTAGCTGCACTTAAAGTAGACGAATGGGACAGCATGATTGACGTAAATATCAAAGGGGTGTTATACGGAATTGCTGCAGCATTACCAGAATTTCAGAAACAAAAATCAGGTCATTTTATAAATCTTGCTTCCGTAGCCGGATTAAATGTGAGCCCAGGTGGAGCAGTATATAGTGGGACTAAATTTGCCGTAAGAGCTATTAGTGAAGGCTTACGAAAAGAAGTAGGTAAGGACATTAGAACCACCATACTTACACCAGGTCTTATAGATTCTGAATTACAACTAGGAAGCTCAGACGAGGCTACTTCTCAGTTTGTACAACAAGTATATAAAGATGCTATTCCTGCTATTTCTATTGCTAAAGCAGTGGCTTATGCTATTGAGCAACCTGATGATGTAGATATTAATGAGTTGGTAATTCGTCCTACAGTACAGGAATTTTAA
- a CDS encoding haloalkane dehalogenase, whose protein sequence is MKKIVTNLYKTNLRTSMLKLIQKAPVILAATLIMGSTTFISAQELNPYEGYKIPPLEISAKNKYEYNYLDIFGSKMAYIDEGKGDPILFIHGTPMSSYVWRNIMPHVENQGRIIAPDLIGMGKSDKPDLKYTFDDQYKYLNAFIKKMNLKNITLVVHDWGSGLGLHYAHLNPDNIKGIVTMDAVLAPMQPAESYDSMSKVMGDYFRMIQTTEEGKKFLLDDNMVVEYEIPEMIDRPLKKEIHDVYREPYKTIESRTAVMQWPLEVPVGGKPATTAKYISEYNAWLEKTDTPWLFLYATPGIMSTPAVADYWTERAQNIETVYIGNGLHFVQEDHPFAIGRAISDWYRRLNASKSK, encoded by the coding sequence ATGAAAAAAATTGTAACTAATTTATACAAAACTAATTTGCGAACATCTATGTTGAAACTTATTCAAAAAGCTCCAGTTATCTTAGCAGCTACCCTGATAATGGGCTCGACAACATTTATAAGTGCTCAAGAACTAAACCCATACGAAGGATACAAAATCCCTCCGCTTGAGATTTCTGCGAAAAATAAATATGAATATAATTATCTGGATATTTTTGGTTCAAAAATGGCATATATCGATGAAGGAAAAGGTGATCCGATTCTTTTCATTCATGGTACCCCGATGTCTTCTTATGTCTGGCGTAATATTATGCCACACGTTGAAAATCAAGGACGCATAATCGCGCCGGATTTAATCGGTATGGGTAAATCAGACAAGCCTGATCTAAAATATACTTTTGATGATCAGTACAAATACCTCAATGCTTTTATAAAAAAAATGAACTTAAAGAATATCACCCTTGTTGTACATGACTGGGGATCTGGTTTAGGTCTTCATTATGCACACCTAAATCCAGATAATATCAAAGGTATTGTTACTATGGATGCCGTGCTTGCACCAATGCAGCCTGCGGAAAGCTATGATTCTATGTCAAAAGTAATGGGAGACTACTTTCGTATGATCCAAACGACGGAAGAGGGTAAGAAATTTCTGTTAGATGACAATATGGTTGTAGAATATGAAATCCCTGAAATGATTGATAGACCGCTTAAAAAAGAAATTCACGATGTTTATCGTGAACCCTACAAGACAATTGAATCACGTACCGCTGTAATGCAATGGCCACTAGAAGTACCTGTAGGTGGTAAACCGGCAACAACGGCTAAATATATCTCTGAGTACAATGCTTGGTTAGAGAAAACAGATACTCCTTGGTTATTCCTCTACGCGACCCCTGGAATAATGAGTACGCCTGCAGTCGCTGATTACTGGACAGAGCGAGCTCAGAATATAGAAACTGTATACATTGGTAATGGCTTGCACTTTGTTCAGGAAGACCATCCCTTTGCGATTGGGCGAGCTATTTCTGATTGGTACCGTCGTTTGAATGCCTCGAAATCGAAGTAA